A genomic stretch from Halorhodospira halophila SL1 includes:
- a CDS encoding MucB/RseB C-terminal domain-containing protein, with protein sequence MGIPDRAWFLRALLCAGLFWIANGQVALAEGTDRGAGEEGREALNRMVEALDQHSYEGIFVYARAGVVETVHIVHRAGDSGRHQRLEMLTGSHREMIRTPEGALLAGPIAKGDRLRGSGVVTSLGEGWPRADSISEDLYRIQLQGEGRVAGRPTTVIAVEPLDQLRYGHRLWVDEESGLPLHAQLLDGRRVIERLLFTSFTLRDDIDAEELEPVGEAQRRVERRLAEESDDSGEPEWEVIDVPAGFSRIAHGRIPSPEPGQDPIEHLLFSDGLASVSVYIAPEPGGNEGQARAGALHAYERPVEDHQVTAIGDVPAKTVERFARQTRRR encoded by the coding sequence ATGGGGATCCCTGACCGTGCGTGGTTCCTCCGCGCACTCCTGTGCGCCGGCCTTTTCTGGATCGCCAACGGCCAGGTGGCCCTGGCGGAGGGTACGGATCGGGGCGCGGGCGAAGAGGGCCGGGAGGCCCTCAACCGGATGGTCGAGGCCCTGGATCAGCACTCCTATGAGGGGATCTTTGTCTACGCCCGGGCCGGGGTGGTGGAGACCGTGCACATCGTGCACAGAGCCGGTGATTCGGGGCGCCATCAGCGGCTGGAGATGCTCACCGGCTCCCATCGGGAGATGATCCGCACCCCGGAGGGCGCCCTGCTTGCCGGCCCCATTGCTAAGGGCGATCGCCTGCGTGGCAGTGGCGTGGTCACCTCCCTCGGCGAGGGGTGGCCCCGGGCGGACAGCATCTCCGAAGACCTCTACCGCATCCAGCTCCAAGGCGAGGGACGGGTCGCCGGCCGCCCGACTACGGTCATCGCCGTCGAACCACTGGATCAGTTGCGTTACGGTCACCGGCTGTGGGTCGACGAGGAGAGCGGCCTACCGCTTCATGCCCAGTTGCTCGACGGGCGCCGCGTCATCGAACGCCTGCTGTTCACGAGCTTCACCCTTCGTGACGATATCGACGCCGAAGAGTTGGAGCCCGTTGGTGAGGCGCAGCGGCGGGTCGAGCGGCGCCTGGCCGAGGAGAGCGACGACAGCGGCGAGCCGGAGTGGGAAGTGATCGATGTACCGGCGGGTTTCTCACGCATCGCACACGGTCGTATTCCCTCACCCGAGCCGGGGCAGGACCCCATCGAGCACCTGCTGTTTAGCGATGGCCTGGCCTCCGTCTCCGTCTATATCGCCCCAGAGCCGGGCGGTAACGAGGGCCAGGCGCGGGCCGGCGCCCTCCATGCCTACGAGCGCCCCGTGGAGGACCATCAGGTCACCGCCATCGGCGATGTCCCGGCCAAGACCGTGGAACGGTTCGCGAGGCAGACGCGACGGCGCTAG
- the era gene encoding GTPase Era, translating into MNEPSSDAIPTVEHSGLCALVGRPNVGKSTLLNALLGEKVSIVTRKPQTTRHRILGVLNRPDAQMVLVDTPGMHQSAKRALNRQLNRAAHGALEDIDVVVFVVRGTEWKEDDQRVLERLADVDAPVIVAVNQVDRVQDKRLLLPHLEWLAEQRDFAALVPVSATRGENLDALERETIQRLPSGPPLFPADQITDRDLGFRLGELVREQLMLNLGDELPYTTSVQIEQLHREEGMTRVAAVIWVESDGQKPIVIGRGGERLKKIGRSARLQMENLLGERVHLELWTKIKEQWTNDRRALDELGYTD; encoded by the coding sequence ATGAATGAACCATCCAGTGATGCCATCCCGACAGTGGAGCACAGCGGCCTGTGCGCCCTCGTCGGTCGGCCCAACGTCGGCAAGTCGACCCTGCTCAACGCCTTGTTAGGCGAGAAGGTCAGCATCGTCACGCGCAAGCCGCAGACCACGCGCCATCGTATCCTCGGCGTGCTCAATCGTCCCGATGCTCAGATGGTGCTGGTGGACACCCCGGGCATGCATCAGTCCGCCAAGCGGGCCCTGAATCGTCAGCTCAATCGTGCCGCTCACGGTGCCCTGGAAGACATCGATGTGGTGGTCTTCGTGGTCCGCGGCACCGAGTGGAAGGAAGATGACCAGCGGGTCCTGGAGCGCCTTGCTGACGTGGACGCCCCGGTAATTGTGGCGGTGAACCAGGTCGATCGGGTCCAGGACAAGCGACTGCTCCTGCCGCATCTGGAGTGGCTGGCTGAGCAGCGGGATTTCGCTGCGCTGGTGCCGGTCTCGGCGACACGCGGGGAGAACCTGGACGCCCTGGAGCGGGAGACCATCCAGCGATTGCCGTCGGGTCCGCCGCTGTTCCCGGCCGATCAGATCACCGATCGCGATCTGGGTTTCCGGCTCGGTGAGCTGGTCCGCGAGCAGCTCATGCTCAACCTCGGGGACGAGCTGCCGTACACCACCAGCGTGCAGATCGAACAGCTTCACCGTGAGGAAGGCATGACCCGCGTGGCGGCGGTCATCTGGGTCGAGAGCGATGGGCAGAAACCGATCGTGATCGGCCGCGGCGGAGAACGGCTGAAGAAGATCGGTCGCAGCGCCCGGTTGCAGATGGAGAACCTGCTCGGCGAGCGGGTCCACCTGGAACTCTGGACCAAGATCAAGGAGCAGTGGACGAACGATCGCCGGGCGCTGGACGAGCTCGGGTATACGGATTGA
- the lepA gene encoding translation elongation factor 4, whose amino-acid sequence MENIRNFSIIAHIDHGKSTLSDRFIQVAGTLSERESRDQVLDSMDLERERGITIKAQSVSLKYHARDGQTYELNFIDTPGHVDFSYEVSRSLAACEGALLVVDASQGVEAQSVANCYTALEQDLEIIPVLNKIDLPSAEPEQVLEQIEEIIGLDGAEALMVSAKTGEGVEDLLEALVQRVPPPKGRPDAPLKALIMDSWFDNYLGVVCLARVFDGELRKGDRIRVMATDREFQVDELGIFTPKRTPQDRLGTGQVGYVVAGIKDIDGAPVGATLTRAQEPAETPVPGFKQVQPRVFAGLFPTSSDEFEALRTALGKLRLNDAALNYEPENSQALGFGFRVGFLGMLHMEIIQERLEREYDLDLVTTAPTVVHHVITRDGQELEIDNPANLPPNGEIEEIQEPIIEASILVPQEYIGNVLALCEEKRGVQKEMQYVGQQISLVYEMPLSEVVLDFFDRLKSATRGFASFDYELKRFQADDLVKLDVLINGDRVDALSNIVHREHSYHRGRALVERLKEIIPRQMFEVAIQAAIGGQIIARSTVKAMRKNVTAKCYGGDASRKRKLLEKQKEGKKRMKQVGKVEIPQDAFLAVLRVDDSKD is encoded by the coding sequence ATGGAGAATATCCGCAACTTCTCGATCATCGCACACATCGATCACGGGAAGAGCACCCTCTCGGATCGATTCATCCAGGTCGCCGGAACCCTGAGCGAGCGGGAGAGCCGCGACCAGGTGCTCGATTCCATGGACCTGGAGCGTGAGCGGGGGATCACCATCAAGGCGCAGAGCGTCTCGCTGAAGTATCACGCCCGGGACGGTCAGACCTACGAGCTGAACTTCATCGACACACCGGGCCACGTCGACTTCTCCTACGAGGTTTCGCGCTCCCTAGCTGCCTGTGAGGGGGCCCTGCTGGTGGTGGATGCCTCCCAAGGGGTCGAGGCGCAAAGCGTCGCCAACTGCTATACGGCCCTGGAGCAGGATCTGGAGATCATCCCGGTCCTGAACAAGATCGACCTGCCATCGGCGGAACCGGAGCAGGTGCTCGAGCAGATCGAGGAGATCATCGGCCTGGATGGTGCCGAGGCGTTGATGGTCAGCGCCAAGACCGGTGAGGGGGTCGAGGATCTGCTCGAGGCACTGGTCCAGCGCGTCCCGCCGCCGAAAGGGCGCCCCGATGCACCGCTGAAGGCGCTGATCATGGACTCCTGGTTCGACAATTACCTGGGTGTGGTCTGCCTGGCCCGGGTTTTTGATGGCGAGCTGCGCAAGGGGGACCGGATCCGTGTCATGGCCACGGATCGGGAGTTCCAGGTCGACGAGCTGGGCATCTTTACCCCCAAGCGCACCCCCCAGGACCGTCTCGGTACCGGCCAGGTCGGGTATGTGGTGGCCGGGATCAAGGACATCGACGGCGCCCCGGTCGGCGCCACGCTGACTCGCGCCCAGGAGCCCGCCGAGACCCCGGTCCCCGGCTTCAAGCAGGTCCAACCGCGGGTTTTCGCCGGTCTCTTCCCCACCAGCTCCGACGAGTTCGAGGCCCTGCGCACCGCGCTCGGCAAGCTGCGACTCAATGACGCGGCGCTGAACTACGAGCCCGAGAACTCTCAGGCACTGGGGTTCGGGTTCCGGGTCGGCTTCCTCGGCATGCTGCATATGGAGATCATCCAGGAGCGCCTTGAGCGGGAGTACGACCTGGATCTGGTCACGACCGCGCCGACGGTAGTCCACCATGTGATCACCCGCGACGGTCAGGAGCTGGAGATCGACAATCCGGCCAACCTGCCGCCGAACGGCGAGATCGAGGAGATCCAGGAGCCGATCATCGAGGCAAGCATCCTGGTGCCCCAGGAGTACATCGGCAACGTGCTCGCCCTCTGCGAGGAGAAGCGCGGGGTTCAGAAGGAGATGCAGTACGTCGGCCAGCAGATCTCGCTGGTCTACGAGATGCCGCTCAGCGAGGTGGTACTCGATTTCTTCGACCGCCTCAAGTCGGCGACCCGCGGTTTCGCCTCCTTCGATTATGAGCTTAAGCGCTTCCAGGCCGACGATCTGGTCAAGCTCGACGTCCTGATCAATGGTGATCGCGTCGACGCGCTATCGAACATCGTCCATCGTGAGCACTCCTATCACCGTGGGCGGGCCCTCGTGGAGCGACTCAAGGAGATCATCCCGCGGCAGATGTTCGAGGTGGCGATCCAGGCGGCCATTGGCGGACAGATCATCGCCCGCAGTACCGTCAAGGCGATGCGTAAGAACGTGACCGCTAAATGCTACGGCGGCGATGCCTCTCGGAAGCGCAAGCTCCTCGAGAAACAGAAGGAGGGCAAGAAGCGCATGAAGCAGGTCGGTAAGGTGGAGATCCCGCAGGACGCCTTCCTCGCCGTGCTGCGGGTCGACGATTCAAAAGACTAA
- the recO gene encoding DNA repair protein RecO, giving the protein MNGAQGQPAWVLHRRAFRESSTLVELFSQEYGRIGAVANGVRRRGWSGQLEPFIPLQVSWRGRGDLKTLTTVDQAGRGYALRGGALACGFYMAEVLLALTRREDPHPRTWERYAVAVDCLATDDAEPALRRFELALLEESGYGLELEQDVHGEPVVAQARYRYSPERGADRAGTGECGVEVSGATLLALAATEGQGLSEEPVRSEARRLMRAVIQQHLGGRRLRSREMFRSLRD; this is encoded by the coding sequence TTGAACGGCGCGCAGGGGCAGCCGGCCTGGGTGCTTCACCGCCGCGCCTTTCGGGAGAGCAGCACCCTGGTGGAACTGTTCAGCCAAGAGTATGGACGCATCGGCGCGGTCGCCAACGGCGTGCGGCGACGGGGCTGGAGCGGGCAACTCGAGCCCTTCATCCCGCTTCAGGTGAGCTGGCGTGGGCGCGGCGACCTCAAGACTCTGACCACCGTCGATCAGGCAGGACGCGGTTACGCCCTGCGGGGCGGGGCGCTGGCGTGCGGTTTTTACATGGCGGAAGTTCTGCTGGCCCTGACCCGTCGTGAGGACCCGCACCCGCGCACGTGGGAACGCTACGCCGTAGCCGTGGATTGCCTGGCCACGGACGATGCGGAGCCTGCACTGCGGCGCTTCGAGCTGGCCCTTCTTGAAGAGAGCGGCTACGGGTTGGAATTGGAACAGGACGTCCACGGCGAGCCGGTCGTGGCGCAGGCGCGATATCGTTACTCCCCGGAACGGGGGGCGGACCGGGCAGGCACGGGCGAGTGCGGCGTGGAGGTCAGTGGTGCCACACTGCTGGCACTAGCGGCCACGGAAGGGCAGGGGTTGTCTGAAGAACCGGTGCGCAGCGAGGCGCGGCGGCTGATGCGGGCGGTGATCCAGCAGCATCTGGGTGGGCGCCGACTGCGCAGTCGCGAGATGTTCCGCTCGCTGCGCGATTGA
- the acpS gene encoding holo-ACP synthase → MIAGIGTDIVAVVRLERALERHGERFAQRILAPTELLNFREGGATAAFLARRFAAKEAASKALGTGFSDGVTLRDLEVVHDVRGQPSLRFHGAAAERAVALGVSEAALSLSDEREYAVAFVILVTG, encoded by the coding sequence ATGATCGCCGGCATCGGCACGGATATCGTAGCCGTGGTGCGGCTCGAACGCGCCCTGGAGCGGCACGGTGAGCGGTTTGCTCAACGCATCCTGGCCCCGACCGAGCTTCTCAACTTTCGGGAGGGCGGCGCCACGGCGGCGTTTCTGGCCCGCCGCTTCGCAGCCAAGGAGGCGGCCTCCAAGGCCCTGGGAACCGGGTTCAGCGATGGCGTGACCCTGCGCGACCTCGAGGTGGTCCACGATGTCCGGGGGCAACCGTCGCTGCGGTTCCACGGCGCGGCGGCCGAACGGGCGGTGGCCCTGGGCGTCAGCGAGGCAGCCCTGAGCCTGAGTGACGAGCGGGAATACGCCGTAGCTTTCGTGATCCTGGTAACCGGCTGA
- the pdxJ gene encoding pyridoxine 5'-phosphate synthase, whose product MSTGRIQLGVNIDHVATLRQARGTRYPDILYAAAEAERGGADAITVHLREDRRHIQDRDVEELQRHVQTRVNLEMAVTEEMIGIATRLAPADCCLVPERRAELTTEGGLDVAGDVQRLEQACRRLGEAGIRVSLFIDPDPEQIDAAATAGAPVIELHTGAYADATDAKIQHRELERLRVAAARARDAGLQVNAGHGLHYHNVEAVATLPAMAELNIGHAIVARAVFEGLAPAVAEMKRLMRSAA is encoded by the coding sequence ATGTCCACAGGGCGTATTCAACTCGGTGTCAATATCGATCACGTCGCCACGCTGCGTCAGGCGCGCGGTACGCGTTATCCGGATATCCTCTACGCCGCGGCCGAGGCCGAACGCGGCGGTGCCGATGCGATTACCGTCCACCTGCGCGAGGATCGTCGGCATATCCAGGATCGTGACGTCGAGGAGCTGCAGCGCCACGTCCAAACCCGCGTCAATCTGGAGATGGCGGTCACCGAGGAGATGATCGGCATCGCGACGCGTCTAGCTCCTGCAGACTGCTGCCTGGTGCCGGAACGTCGCGCCGAATTGACCACCGAGGGCGGGCTGGACGTCGCCGGAGACGTCCAGCGGCTGGAGCAGGCCTGTCGCCGCCTCGGCGAGGCCGGTATCCGGGTCTCGCTGTTCATCGACCCGGACCCGGAGCAGATCGACGCCGCAGCGACCGCCGGGGCGCCGGTGATCGAGCTGCACACCGGGGCGTACGCCGATGCCACGGACGCCAAGATCCAGCACCGCGAGCTTGAGCGTCTTCGGGTCGCTGCGGCACGGGCCCGCGATGCCGGTCTGCAGGTGAATGCCGGACACGGTCTGCACTACCACAACGTCGAGGCGGTGGCCACGCTGCCCGCCATGGCCGAGCTCAACATCGGCCACGCCATTGTCGCCCGCGCGGTCTTTGAGGGACTGGCCCCGGCTGTCGCCGAGATGAAGCGCCTCATGCGGTCGGCGGCATGA
- the lepB gene encoding signal peptidase I, with protein MDFEILLVVLTLLTGLVWGWDRWLRHRENIDRDRDPWYIDLPRSLFPIILIVLLVRSFVAEPFRIPSGSMLPTLQAGDFILVNKVSYGVRLPVLRSRLFGDGEPERGEVAVFRYPVDPSQDYIKRVIGLPGDEIRYQDRTFYVNGERLEQEGEDRYAGPGADPDQPSVLRTERVAGREYSILHHPASQSANFTYTVPEGKYFTVGDNRDRSADSRMWGPVSDDYLAGRAFLIWMSWDSEEGGIAWDRIGQRIE; from the coding sequence ATGGACTTTGAGATCCTCCTTGTTGTACTGACCCTGCTCACCGGCCTGGTATGGGGATGGGACCGGTGGCTGCGTCATCGCGAGAACATCGATCGCGACCGCGACCCGTGGTATATCGATCTACCGCGATCGCTCTTCCCGATCATCCTCATCGTGCTGCTGGTCCGCTCGTTCGTCGCCGAACCGTTCCGCATCCCCTCCGGTTCGATGCTGCCGACGCTGCAGGCCGGCGATTTCATCCTGGTGAACAAGGTCTCCTACGGCGTCCGGCTTCCGGTGCTGCGGAGCCGGCTGTTCGGCGACGGCGAGCCGGAGCGTGGCGAAGTGGCCGTGTTTCGCTATCCGGTCGACCCGAGCCAGGACTACATCAAGCGCGTGATTGGGCTCCCCGGGGACGAGATCCGCTACCAGGACCGGACGTTTTACGTGAACGGCGAGCGTCTGGAGCAAGAGGGCGAGGATCGCTACGCGGGCCCCGGGGCCGATCCGGATCAGCCCTCCGTTCTGCGAACCGAACGCGTCGCCGGGCGTGAGTACAGCATCCTCCACCATCCTGCCTCCCAGTCGGCGAATTTCACCTACACGGTACCCGAGGGCAAGTACTTTACGGTCGGTGATAACCGGGACCGCAGCGCGGACAGCCGCATGTGGGGACCGGTCTCGGACGATTACCTGGCCGGCCGCGCGTTCCTGATCTGGATGAGCTGGGACAGCGAGGAGGGCGGTATCGCCTGGGACCGTATCGGCCAGCGGATCGAATAA
- the rpoE gene encoding RNA polymerase sigma factor RpoE, with the protein MSSEESDRELVERVQAGEKQAFDILVLRYQQKLVKLISRYVRDPQEAMDVAQEAFIKAYRAIPGFRGESSFYTWLYRIGVNTAKNHLVAQGRRPPDSDVDAQDAERFDIDTMLREQDTPEAEAYRDEVERTVVEAIAELPEELRTAVTLRELEGLSYQEIAQVMECPVGTVRSRIFRAREAIDKRLRPLTGEEI; encoded by the coding sequence ATGAGCTCCGAGGAATCGGATCGCGAGCTCGTGGAGCGCGTACAGGCCGGTGAAAAACAGGCCTTTGATATCCTCGTGCTGCGCTACCAGCAAAAGCTGGTCAAGCTCATCTCGCGTTACGTGCGCGATCCGCAGGAGGCAATGGATGTGGCGCAGGAGGCCTTTATCAAGGCCTACCGGGCGATTCCCGGGTTCCGGGGAGAGAGCAGCTTCTACACCTGGCTCTACCGGATCGGGGTTAACACGGCCAAGAACCACCTGGTTGCGCAAGGGCGCCGGCCACCGGACTCGGACGTCGACGCGCAGGATGCGGAGCGTTTTGACATCGACACCATGCTCCGCGAGCAGGATACGCCGGAGGCCGAAGCCTATCGGGACGAGGTTGAACGGACGGTCGTTGAGGCGATCGCCGAGCTGCCCGAGGAGCTGCGCACTGCGGTGACGCTGCGCGAACTCGAGGGTCTGAGTTACCAGGAGATTGCTCAGGTCATGGAGTGCCCGGTGGGTACGGTTCGCTCGCGCATCTTCCGCGCCCGAGAGGCGATCGACAAGCGACTGCGGCCGCTGACTGGCGAAGAGATATAA
- a CDS encoding trypsin-like peptidase domain-containing protein, with translation MGTVKRGPARITLTAGLGLGVSAPVGALELPDFTELVRENSAAVVNISTRQEAPGQSAPEEMLPEGIEPQQGPPPASGLRPVSAPLDPLQTPDLEGSRPGPDPFGDDGQSLGSGFLISDDGVILTNHHVVARADEVIVRLSDGREHDADVVGSDERTDLAVVEIDTDDELPTVSVGSAEKLEVGEWVLAIGSPFGFEHSVTAGIVSAKGRSLPHGNYVPYIQTDVAINPGNSGGPLFNLEGDVVGVNSQIYSRTGGFMGLSFAIPIELAIDVAEQLQATGEVERGWLGVLIQDLTRDLAEGFGLERPRGALVSELLDHSPAAEAGIESGDVILEFDGEVVENSATLPPMVGRTSIGRTVELLILRDGEEKTLEVEVAELPGEDELAAPSDAVEGGGGSDLGLQVEPVDDTTRQQLELDDEGGVLITSVEEGPAADAGLQVGDVLVSFDRQPVHSAEDLNDGAAAADPGSTVPVLVIRDGHPSFLALQMP, from the coding sequence ATGGGTACAGTCAAACGGGGGCCGGCGCGGATCACGCTGACGGCCGGGCTAGGGCTGGGGGTCAGCGCCCCCGTCGGTGCGCTCGAACTGCCGGACTTCACCGAACTGGTTCGCGAGAACAGCGCGGCTGTGGTCAACATCAGTACCCGCCAGGAGGCTCCGGGTCAGTCGGCCCCGGAGGAGATGCTGCCCGAAGGGATCGAGCCCCAGCAGGGGCCGCCGCCGGCCTCTGGCCTGCGTCCCGTTTCTGCGCCGCTGGACCCGCTGCAGACCCCCGACCTGGAAGGATCCCGGCCCGGACCGGATCCGTTCGGTGACGACGGCCAATCCCTCGGCTCGGGCTTCCTGATCAGCGACGATGGAGTGATCCTGACTAATCACCACGTCGTGGCACGGGCCGACGAGGTCATTGTCCGCCTCTCGGATGGTCGCGAACACGACGCCGACGTCGTAGGCTCGGATGAGCGCACCGACCTGGCGGTGGTCGAGATCGATACGGACGACGAGCTGCCGACGGTGTCCGTGGGCAGTGCCGAAAAGCTCGAGGTTGGCGAATGGGTGCTGGCCATCGGCTCGCCCTTCGGCTTCGAACATTCGGTCACCGCCGGCATTGTCTCCGCCAAGGGGCGCTCGTTGCCCCACGGGAACTACGTGCCCTACATCCAGACCGATGTGGCCATCAACCCGGGGAACTCCGGCGGGCCGCTGTTCAATCTGGAGGGCGATGTGGTCGGGGTCAATTCGCAAATCTACAGCCGCACCGGCGGCTTCATGGGGCTGTCGTTCGCGATCCCCATCGAGTTGGCCATCGATGTGGCGGAGCAGCTCCAGGCCACCGGCGAGGTCGAGCGCGGCTGGCTCGGCGTGCTCATCCAGGATCTCACCCGAGACCTTGCCGAGGGGTTCGGCCTTGAGCGTCCACGCGGGGCTCTGGTTTCGGAACTGCTCGACCATAGCCCGGCTGCCGAGGCCGGCATCGAGAGCGGCGACGTCATCCTCGAGTTTGACGGCGAGGTGGTGGAGAACTCTGCGACCCTGCCGCCCATGGTGGGGCGTACCAGCATTGGGCGGACCGTCGAGTTGCTGATCCTGCGGGATGGTGAGGAGAAGACCCTGGAGGTCGAGGTGGCGGAGTTGCCGGGCGAGGATGAACTCGCCGCCCCGTCGGACGCCGTAGAGGGCGGCGGTGGCAGTGATCTGGGCCTGCAGGTGGAGCCGGTGGACGACACCACCCGACAGCAGTTGGAGCTAGACGACGAGGGCGGGGTGCTGATCACGTCCGTCGAGGAGGGGCCGGCGGCCGACGCAGGCTTGCAGGTCGGCGACGTGTTGGTGAGCTTCGATCGCCAGCCGGTTCACTCCGCGGAGGACCTCAATGACGGTGCGGCTGCCGCCGACCCCGGTAGCACCGTGCCGGTGCTGGTCATTCGCGACGGGCACCCGAGTTTTCTGGCATTGCAAATGCCCTGA
- the rnc gene encoding ribonuclease III: MSDLERLQQRLDYQFLELERLQEAVTHRSAGGRHNERLEFLGDSVLNFVVAHEVFHRRPTDSEGTLSRLRASLVNRSSLAAIARDIELGDHLRLGGGELKSGGHRRDSILADALEAVFGAVYLDAGFETAARVITGLYRSRLESLPDKAVLKDPKTRLQEVLQSTRRPLPGYQVLDVRGRAHHQRFQVECRLSDSEQTTLGEAGSRRQAEQRAAEAMLVEIGAESAEGGGSGHE; the protein is encoded by the coding sequence ATGTCCGATCTGGAACGCCTGCAACAGCGTCTCGACTACCAATTCCTGGAGTTGGAGCGCCTCCAGGAGGCGGTCACGCACCGAAGTGCCGGTGGCCGGCACAATGAACGTCTGGAATTCCTCGGTGACTCGGTTCTGAATTTCGTCGTCGCCCACGAAGTGTTCCATCGGCGACCGACGGATAGCGAGGGGACTCTGTCGCGACTCCGCGCCAGCCTGGTCAATCGCTCCAGCCTGGCGGCCATCGCTCGGGATATTGAGCTGGGCGACCACCTCCGGCTGGGCGGCGGCGAACTCAAAAGCGGCGGCCACCGGCGCGACTCCATCCTTGCCGACGCCCTGGAGGCGGTGTTCGGCGCGGTCTATCTGGACGCCGGTTTCGAAACCGCAGCGCGGGTGATCACCGGGTTGTACCGTTCACGACTGGAGAGCCTGCCCGACAAGGCGGTCCTCAAGGATCCCAAGACCCGTCTGCAGGAGGTTCTGCAGTCGACTCGCCGGCCGCTGCCGGGTTACCAGGTCCTGGATGTCCGGGGGCGAGCCCATCATCAGCGGTTTCAGGTCGAGTGCCGGCTCAGCGACAGCGAACAAACGACCCTCGGCGAGGCCGGCAGCCGCAGGCAGGCCGAGCAGCGGGCCGCCGAGGCGATGCTGGTCGAAATCGGAGCCGAGTCGGCGGAAGGAGGAGGGTCCGGGCATGAATGA
- a CDS encoding sigma-E factor negative regulatory protein, which yields MSEEQHRDRLAEQLSALVDDELPREQRAFLMRRLDHDAEARGRLARYFLMRDALQRNLPPQPSTDLVERVRAELASEPAYDARRDAARQAASRDWRRPAFGGLIAASVAAMTVFWWQGGAPPGAGTEPTAGGGEPSTEVAESPAGGERAVGGTTVRPVTLGDSGGLPWPGTDRATAGTSGESAVEPVPDAMPSRLHRFMIDHAEQAESDYPGSMLHQVRVPQHGDP from the coding sequence ATGTCGGAAGAACAACATCGGGATCGACTCGCCGAACAGCTCTCCGCGCTGGTCGATGACGAGCTGCCGCGCGAGCAGCGGGCGTTCCTGATGCGGCGCCTGGACCACGATGCCGAGGCCCGTGGGCGGCTGGCCCGCTACTTCCTGATGCGCGATGCGTTGCAGCGCAATCTTCCGCCTCAGCCGAGCACCGATCTGGTCGAGCGGGTGCGCGCGGAGTTGGCCAGTGAGCCGGCCTACGACGCGCGCCGGGACGCGGCGCGCCAAGCTGCTTCCAGAGACTGGCGCCGACCGGCCTTCGGCGGGCTGATCGCGGCCAGTGTCGCAGCGATGACGGTATTCTGGTGGCAGGGCGGTGCGCCCCCGGGGGCGGGGACCGAGCCCACGGCCGGTGGCGGGGAGCCGTCGACCGAGGTGGCTGAGTCGCCGGCGGGGGGCGAGCGCGCCGTGGGCGGTACGACAGTCCGTCCGGTGACCCTGGGCGACAGCGGCGGGTTGCCCTGGCCGGGCACCGATCGGGCTACTGCCGGCACCTCAGGCGAATCCGCTGTGGAGCCGGTGCCCGATGCCATGCCCTCGCGGCTGCACCGTTTCATGATCGATCACGCCGAGCAGGCCGAGTCCGATTATCCCGGTAGCATGCTTCATCAGGTACGGGTACCGCAGCATGGGGATCCCTGA